The nucleotide sequence TCGGCGGGCATGCTGTTAAGAAGAATGACTAAAATAAAGAAAAGGGGAAAATAAGATCTGTGAATAAACTTGATGAACTGGCACAAATTGGACAGAGTATATGGCTTGATAATATCAGCCGTTCGATGATCGAAAGCGGCAGGCTTCAGCAGGAGATAAATAAGGGCCTCAGGGGAATGACCTCCAACCCCAGCATCTTTGACAAGTCAATCAGCACAAGCAATGATTATGACGCAACGATGAGGGAACTGAATACAAAAGGGCTTTCAACTTTTGAAATATATGACGCACTTACCGTAAGGGATGTTCAGGATGCGGCAGACCTGTTTAAACCTGTCTATGAAAAGACGAACGGGCTTGACGGTTATGTGAGTCTTGAAATAAATCCTGACCTTGCGATGAATACGCATGAGACCATTGAAGAGGGCAGAAGGCTCTTTCAAAAAGTTAACAGGCCGAACCTGATGCTAAAAGTACCGGCGACTGACGCAGGTTATGAAGCTGTTTCAGAACTATTGGGCGACGGAATGAATGTCAATGTCACTCTCATATTCTCAATGGGCCAGTATATAAAGACAGCGGATGCGTACATAGAAGGCCTGAAACGTTTATCAAAAAAAGGCGGCAATATGAAGAATGTCCATTCTGTTGCAAGCGTATTTGTAAGCAGGATAGATACTGCAATAGACAAGATGATAGATGAAAGTGCTGATGAAAAGCTCAAGGCATTAAGAGGCAGGGCAGCGGTCTCAAATTCAAAGTTGATATTTAATAAATACGGAGAGATATTCTCCGGAGCCGGCTTCAGCGCGCTCAAGCTAAAAGGCGCAAATGTGCAGCGGGTCTTATGGGGTTCAACAGGCTCAAAGGACGCTTCATACAGCGATATAAAATATGTGACAGAACTCATCGGAAACCCGACTGTCAACACTCTGCCTGATAATACATTCAACGCGTTTCTTGACCATGGCATAATAGAGGAATCCCTGAGCAAGGATGTTGATGACGCACAAAACACGATCAATGCGCTCAAAGGGCATGGCATTGATATAAATGATATCTGCCTTAAACTTCTTGATGACGGCCTGGTTGCCTTTCAACAAGCCTTTAAATCACTGTTGGATGCGATCGAGATGAAGAAGAAAGGTTAGGAATTAACCGATGGACGATCTCTGCATAAATACGATCCGCACCTTATCCATGGATGCGGTGCAGAAGGCGAACTCCGGGCATCCCGGAACGCCGATGGCGATGGCTCCGGTTGCATACTGCCTATGGCAGCGTTTTATGAACTTCGATCCTGAAAATCCCCTATGGCTGAACCGCGACCGTTTTGTGCTTTCAATGGGACATGCTTCAATGCTGCTGTACTCTATCCTGCATCTGTGCAGTGTAAAAGATGTTGATAAAGAGAATAAGGCAATAGGCAGGCTCTCCATAGAGCTTGATGACATTAAAAACTTTCGGCAGTTTGGAAGCAGGTGCGCCGGACATCCTGAATACGGCATGGCTCCGGGCATTGAGACCACAACAGGCCCGCTCGGCCAGGGCGCAGCTGCAAGCGTCGGCATGGCTGTAGCAGGAAGATGGATGGCGAACCAGTTCAACCGCGCAGGCTTTGAACTCTTCGACCATAACGTCTACGCCCTCTGCAGCGACGGCGACATGATGGAAGGCATATCATCTGAGGCAGCCTCGATCGCCGGGCATCTTAAGCTTTCAAATCTCTGCTGGATATATGACGACAACAAGATAACGATAGAGGGAATAACCTATCTTGCGTTCAGTGAAGATGCCGCTGCCCGTTTTGTGAGCTACGGCTGGAATGTTATACGCATAGAGGATGCAAATGACCTCGGCGCGTTTGAAGGCGCGTTAATGATATTCAGAAATACGAATGACCGGCCCACCATGATCATTGTTAACAGCCATATTGCGTACGGATCACCTAATAAACACGATACCAGCGCTGCTCACGGCGAGCCTCTTGGCGAAGAAGAGATAAGGCTGACCAAAAAGAATTACGGCTGGCCTGAAGACGCTAACTTCCTTGTTCCGGATGGTGTGTATGAGCATTTTCAGTCCGGCATCGGTAAGCGCGGAAAAGAACTGTATAATGCATGGGCTGAGAAGTTTGAAGATTACAGCAGGCAATATCCCGAACTTGCCGGGCAGATAGATATGATGCAGCATCGCAAATTGCCCGAAGGCTGGGATGCCGGACTGCCTGTCTTCGCGCCCGATCCCAAAGGAATGGCTACAAGGGTATCTTCCGGCAAGGTTTTAAATGCGATAGCCAAAAATGTTCCTTGGCTAATGGGCGGTTCAGCTGATCTTGCGCCATCCACAAAGACATTGCTGGAGTTTGAAGATGCGGGTGATCTTACTCCCAAGAATCCAGGCGGCAGGAACATGCACTTCGGCATCCGCGAACATTCAATGGCTGCGATACTTAATGGCATGGCGCTCTCCAATATACGCCCATACGGCGCGACCTTTCTCATATTCAGCGACTACGCGCGACCTGCTATAAGGCTCAGCGCTATCATGGAACTTCCTGTCATATACATTTTTACACACGATTCAATAAGCCTGGGCGAAGACGGCCCGACTCATCAGCCAATTGAACACCTCGCCTCATTGCGCGCCATGCCCGGGCTTATAACGATACGCCCGGCTGATGCAAATGAAGTTGTTGAGGCATGGAGGGTAATTATGCAGCTGCATGCGCCTGCTGCTCTTGCCCTTTCAAGACAGTCTTTGCCGACGCTCGACAGGACGAAATACGCACCCGCTTCAGGACTGGCAAAAGGGGCTTATATTCTGGCTGACGCGGATAACGCAAGCCCGGATGTCATCCTTATCGGAACAGGCAGCGAAGTATCGCTCTGTATTGAAGTATATGAAGAACTTAAGGCAGAGGGGATCAATGCGCGTGTGGTGAGCATGCCTTCATGGGAGCTTTTTGAAAGGCAGGAGAAAGGATATCGTGACAGCGTACTGCCGCCTTCAGTCTTGGCGCGTGTTGCTGTTGAGCAGGCATCAGGCTTTGGATGGGAACGGTATGTTGGTAACGATGGGCATATTATCGCCATGCACTCTTTCGGTGCGTCCGCGCCTGACAAGGATCTCAGAAAATGGTTTGGATTTACCGCTTCCAATGTTATCTCTGCTGCAAAGGCTGTTTAAAAAAACAGAAGATGAATAAAGAGAAAGATGTTTTGATCTTTAAAGACATTGAAGAGATATCGGATTTTGTCATAGAGAAATGGCTTGATATTTCCGGGCAGGCTATAAAGGATAATGCGCGTTTTAATGTTGCGCTATCAGGAGGAAAGACCCCTGCCGCGCTCTTTAGAAAAATAGTAAAACTTAAAGATTCATTTCAATGGGATAAAACACATATCTATCTTGTAGATGAGCGATTTGTACCTCACAGCGACCCGAAGAGCAATTTTGGCATGATCAGCGAGAGCCTTCTCAGGCATATCAATATTTCGGACAGCAACATCCATCCTGTTTTTATAGAAAAAGATGCTGGATCATCAGCCGCACGATACGAAAAGGATTTGATCTCATCCTTCAATCTTACAGGCGGGGCTCTTCCACGGTTCGACCTGATCCTTCTCGGTATCGGCCATGACGGGCATACTGCTTCGCTATTTCCGGAAACTCAGGCGTTAAATGAAAAGGAACATCTTGCAGCGGCTGTTACGTTGCCTGACATATCAAAAAATATGCGGGTCACTATCACCTTGCCTGTGATCAATAATTCCGATAACATATTCTTCATGGCAGCAGGAGCAGATAAGGCAAGTACTATTAGGGAGATAATTGAAAACAAAGACTGCCGGTTGCCGACTGCCATGGTCAAACCGATAAGGGGCAAGCTATTCTTTTTAATGGATGAGGGCGCAGGCTCTCTTTTGTAGAAATTTTAAAACTGACTTAAGGAGGTTGAAATGGCAAAAGTTGAAGATACACCGGAAAACGCTTCAGTATGCCTTGAATTTTGCGGGCCGTGCCCGACATTTTCCGAAGTTGATGGGGAGGCATTATTTTGCGCCAGAGGTAAAAGCAGCGTACCGAGGCAGAAACATGGATGCAACTGCAGTATGTGCAATATACAGG is from Thermodesulfovibrionia bacterium and encodes:
- a CDS encoding DUF2769 domain-containing protein, which codes for MAKVEDTPENASVCLEFCGPCPTFSEVDGEALFCARGKSSVPRQKHGCNCSMCNIQGKSGCRGTYYCINGRCE
- the tal gene encoding transaldolase codes for the protein MNKLDELAQIGQSIWLDNISRSMIESGRLQQEINKGLRGMTSNPSIFDKSISTSNDYDATMRELNTKGLSTFEIYDALTVRDVQDAADLFKPVYEKTNGLDGYVSLEINPDLAMNTHETIEEGRRLFQKVNRPNLMLKVPATDAGYEAVSELLGDGMNVNVTLIFSMGQYIKTADAYIEGLKRLSKKGGNMKNVHSVASVFVSRIDTAIDKMIDESADEKLKALRGRAAVSNSKLIFNKYGEIFSGAGFSALKLKGANVQRVLWGSTGSKDASYSDIKYVTELIGNPTVNTLPDNTFNAFLDHGIIEESLSKDVDDAQNTINALKGHGIDINDICLKLLDDGLVAFQQAFKSLLDAIEMKKKG
- the tkt gene encoding transketolase; this encodes MDDLCINTIRTLSMDAVQKANSGHPGTPMAMAPVAYCLWQRFMNFDPENPLWLNRDRFVLSMGHASMLLYSILHLCSVKDVDKENKAIGRLSIELDDIKNFRQFGSRCAGHPEYGMAPGIETTTGPLGQGAAASVGMAVAGRWMANQFNRAGFELFDHNVYALCSDGDMMEGISSEAASIAGHLKLSNLCWIYDDNKITIEGITYLAFSEDAAARFVSYGWNVIRIEDANDLGAFEGALMIFRNTNDRPTMIIVNSHIAYGSPNKHDTSAAHGEPLGEEEIRLTKKNYGWPEDANFLVPDGVYEHFQSGIGKRGKELYNAWAEKFEDYSRQYPELAGQIDMMQHRKLPEGWDAGLPVFAPDPKGMATRVSSGKVLNAIAKNVPWLMGGSADLAPSTKTLLEFEDAGDLTPKNPGGRNMHFGIREHSMAAILNGMALSNIRPYGATFLIFSDYARPAIRLSAIMELPVIYIFTHDSISLGEDGPTHQPIEHLASLRAMPGLITIRPADANEVVEAWRVIMQLHAPAALALSRQSLPTLDRTKYAPASGLAKGAYILADADNASPDVILIGTGSEVSLCIEVYEELKAEGINARVVSMPSWELFERQEKGYRDSVLPPSVLARVAVEQASGFGWERYVGNDGHIIAMHSFGASAPDKDLRKWFGFTASNVISAAKAV
- the pgl gene encoding 6-phosphogluconolactonase codes for the protein MNKEKDVLIFKDIEEISDFVIEKWLDISGQAIKDNARFNVALSGGKTPAALFRKIVKLKDSFQWDKTHIYLVDERFVPHSDPKSNFGMISESLLRHINISDSNIHPVFIEKDAGSSAARYEKDLISSFNLTGGALPRFDLILLGIGHDGHTASLFPETQALNEKEHLAAAVTLPDISKNMRVTITLPVINNSDNIFFMAAGADKASTIREIIENKDCRLPTAMVKPIRGKLFFLMDEGAGSLL